The Pseudomonas sp. IAC-BECa141 genome contains the following window.
CGGTTCGACGCGACGTTGCTGGCCGACTTCGGTGATGTAATCGGCGCCAAGGCCGGAGAACCCGCCCGGGATCGTGCCGCGAACCAGCAGGAACGCCGCCGATGCGGCAATCGCGCCGCCGAGAAAGGCCCGTCGTCCAAACCGTCGTGGGGCCCGCAATTCTTCCGCCGCCGGTTGCAGCAGGTGCCACAACGCCTTGCACTCTTCGAAGGCGCGGGCGTGTTCGGGGCTTTGGGCGCACCACTGGCGCAGCGCCCGGGCGTCGGCGACCGTGGCGCGGCCGGAGGTCAGCAGGATCAGCCAGTCGCGGGCTTCGCTTTGCAGACGCTCGGCAGGCGTGGGCTCGGCAGGTGTCAGACGGAAGATGTTCAAACGCACAGGTACTCGACGGGTTGATCGGGAGCTTCATTCACTAGACGGTTTTCCGGCCCCGCGACCGAACCGCTGAAACACTTTTCTTTCCAGTTTGGCCGCGCAGTGTCCGAGGGCAGCCTTGATTTCCTTCTCGACCATGCGTGTGGAGATGCCGAAACGCTGGGAGATTTCCAGGTGCGGCGCTTCTTCCAGGCGTGCGGCGATGAAGATCCGGCGGCGCCGGGCCGGCAGCTCGTAGAGGGCGCTGAGCAGGGACTGGATTTCCTTTTGGCCGCCGACCACGCGCATCGGGTCGAGCGCTTCGTCGCTGACTTGCAGCAGTTCTTCGACTTCGCTGCCGGTGAGCAGCCGCGCATCGGCCTGGCGGCGGTCGGCGGCGATGTTCAGGGCCATGCGATAGAGGTAGGCGTTGGGCCGCAGCAGGTTCGGCGGTGCTTCCATGCGATCGACCCGCAGGTAGGTTTCGTGCAGCACGTCGTTGGCCAGGTCCTCCGAGCCGAGACGGCGTCGCAGGCGCACCCGAAAGTCCTCGTAGGACGTCAGGAACAGCTGGACCATCGAACTTTGTCCGGCGTCTTTCATCCCCCGGAAACTCCTTCCCATTGTGTGCATTCCATGCGCTTTCCTGACGATTCGGGTAACAACAGCAACGTGACTGGCTGGCGCAATGCGCCGGGTGTCGGCCGTTCGATTTTCAGCGTGTGAAAACTTTCTACCAGCGCGGCATCGCGCCGAACATCGCCGGTCGAGGTGACCAACCGGTTGTGCTGCACCACGCCGTCGCGGCCGATCCACAGCTGCAACACCGCGCGAAAACTGCCGGGCCGGGTCAGCGGCGAGCGGCACAGGTTGCGCTCAATCGCGGCCTGCACCGCCGTGGCGTAGCTGCGGTTGACGGCTGCGCTGGCGGGGGTCGGTTTCTCCGCCGGTAGCGGCACGTCTTCGACTTGCGCGACCTGCAAGGTGAACGCGTCGTCGCGGCTGTACTTGGCCATCAAGCCACTACCGCCGAGCATCCGCCGCAACGCTTCGGCGGCGGTGAATTCACCATCCACCGCCAACGAGCGTCGACCGCGACTCAACTGACTGTCGACCAGCACAGCCATGCCGGTGGCGCGACTGAACTGATCGAGGGCGCGGGCCAGTTCCTGGGCCGGGATGTGCAGCGTCATACGCATCGTCGCCGGCATCGGGTCGGCGCTGGCACGGCTCAGAAACAAGCCAAGCAGCAGCCCCAGACAGAGCTGGCGCATGAGCGCTGAGCGCGCAAATTCGTCCCTGGCACGGCCTCGCTGCACGGCTGATGCACCCCTGAAAACCGTCATCCTGAGGGCTGTTTATGAATCTGGTGTGACGGCCACTGCAAAAAAACCATCACGGGATCGGCGCCGCCGTTGCACTAGACTCTTGAGCCAGAGCGGCCCCTTCGGGCCGGCCAGGAGGCAGGCATGAAATCAGTCTGGAAAGTCGCCCTCGGCGGGTTGTTGCTGACGGTGTTTAGCGCTGCACACGCGGAGGAACCGCTGGGCTGCGTCGAGGTGACGGTGGGTGGCTACAAGGCGCCGAATTACGACTGCCTGAGCCAGCAGATGGGCAACAACCCTGACGGCGCGGCGGCTGCGCAGAAGAATCAGGAAGCGATGAATGTGCCGGTCAACAAGCGCCCGCCGAATCAGGTGGGACTGGCGACGCCAGCGGCCACCAGTACGCGGATGGGCAATACGTTTGGCACGTCGGTGAAACCGCAGCGCCCGCCGAACTAGTTTTGATCGTTCCCACGCAGAGCATGGGAACGATCAAAACCACAGCCACCGAACCAGCTTTCACCTGATCATTCCCACGCTCCCGCGTGGGAATGCAGCCCGTGACGCTCCGCGTCACTGGACGCGAGCGTCCCCAGAGGCATTCCCACGCGGAGCATGGGAACGATCAAAACCAAAGCCACCGAACCAGCTTTCACCTGATCGTTCCCACGCTCCTGCGTGGGAATGCAGCCCGTGACGCTCTGCGTCACTGGACGCGGAGCGTCCCCAGAGGCATTCCCACGCGGAGCATGGGAACGATCAAAACCACAGCCACCGAACCAGCTTTCACCTGATCATTCCCACGCTCCCGCGTGGGAATGCAGCCCATGACGCTCCGCGTCACTGGACGCGGAGCGTCCCTAGAGGCATTCCCACGCGGAGCATGGGAACGATCAAAACCAAAGCCACCGAACCAGCTTTCACCTGATCGTTCCCACGCTCCTGCGTGGGAATGCAGCCCGTGACGCTCTGCGTCACTGGACGCGGAGCGTCCCCAGAGGCATTCCCACGCGGAGCATGGGAACGATCAAAACCACAGCCACCGAACCAGCTTTCACCTGATCATTCCCACGCTCCTGCGTGGGAATGCAGCCTGTGACGCTCTGCGTCACTGGACGCGGAGCGTCCCTAGAGGCATTCCCACGCGGAGCATGGGAACGATCAGCGTGTAGGGGGCGCAGCGATGGATGGCTTGTGATCAATCGCTGGGAATCTGACGGAAGCTCACCGCCAACCGATTCCAGCTGTTGATGGTGCTGACGGCCATGGTCAGATCCACCAGTTCGGTCTCGTTGAACTGTTCCCGCGCCTGCTGGTAAACATCGTCAGGCACCCGGCTATCGGCCAGCAGCGTGACAGCCTCGGTCCAGCCCAGCGCCGCACGCTCGCGCAGGTTGAAGAAGCCGCTGTCGCGCCAGACCGCAATGGCGTAAAGCCGTCGATCCGTCTCCCCTGCCCGCCGTGCTTCGACGGAGTGCATGTCGGTGCAGAAGGCGCAGCCGTTGAGTTGCGAGGCGCGGATCTTGATCAGGTGCAGCAACGACGGTTCGATGCTCAGGCTGCTGGTCAGCGCTTCCAGGGCAATCATCGCTTTCATGGCTTTGGGTGAAGCGCTGTAGTAATCCAGACGCGGGGACATGGTCGGGCCTCGGGCAGCAGAAGAGTGATTTCACGGTAAGCGTTGGTTCGGCAAGGTTACAGCCCCAATTGCACGGAAAACCGGCAGACCACTGATCCAGGCAAAACACGAAACCTGTGGGAGCGAGCTTGCTCGCGAAAGCGGTGTGTCATTCACCTTTGACAGTGGCTGAACTGACGCCATCGCGAGCAAGCTCGCTCCCACAGGGTTTTGCGCCAATTTGGGGGATTTGCACTACGCAACTTCTGCCGATACCGCATTCGGGGGTAATCTGGCCGACACTTCAGTCGCCCCCGGGAGCCCCGTCGGTATGGAACTTCATGTCGTGATCAACGGCCGCAAGGATCTGGCCGGTCAGTTGTACCAGCAACTGCGCGGCGCCATTGAGTCCGGGCGTCTGGCTGCCGGCACGCAACTGCCGCCGAGTCGTTTGCTCGCCGAGCAATTGGGGATCTCGCGCAAGACCATTTCCGACACTTACGCGCAGCTGACTTACGAGAATTTCCTCACTGGTGTCATCGGCAAAGGCACTTACGTCAACGCCCGCTCGACGCCGGTGCAGCGCAAGCAAAGCCATTCCGAGCTGGCCAGTTCCGAGGTGATCGAGAGCTGGCGCAATCTGCCGGTGTTCCTGCGCCATCCGACGCTCGAGGGCTCGCTGCGTTACGACTTTATCGGCGGCGCCACCAGCAAGGGCCAGTTTCCCCAGGATGACTGGCGCCGCTGCGTCTCTCATGCCCTGCGGCAGATGGCCAATTCCAAGGGTTTCTACAGCGTGCCGGAAGGCCTGCCGGCGCTGCGCAATGCGATTGCCCGGCACATCGCGTTTTCCCGTGGCGTGAACTGTCAGGACGAAGACATCGTGGTGTGCAACGGCGCACAACAGGCGCTGGATCTGATCACCCGCGTGTTGATTCGCCCCGGCAGTCTGGTGGCGATGGAAGATCCCGGCTATCCGCCGGCGCGGCTGCTGTTCGGCACTCACGGGGCGACGGTGGTCGGCGTGCCGGTGGATGCCGAAGGCATTCAGGTTGAACGGATTCCCGAGGGCACGCGGTTGATCTACGTGACGCCATCGCACCAGTTTCCGCTGGGCATGCCGATGAGCCAGGCGCGGCGCGAAGCCCTGCTCGAACGGGCCTATGAACTCGGCGCGATCATCATCGAGGACGACTATGACAGCGAGTTCCGCTACGAGGGCCGGCCCACCGACTCGCTACACAACCTCGATCAGCGCGGTATCGTTGCCTACGTCGGCACCTTCTCGAAAACCCTGTTGCCGGAGCTGCGCCTCGGCTACGCCATCCTGCCGCCGGCAATTCTCGAAGCGGTGATCCGCGCCAAGCAACTCACCGATTTGCATGCCTCCACCCTGCCCCAATGGGCGCTGGCCAAGTTCATCGCCGAAGGCTGTCTGCTCAAGCACATCCGCCGCTGCCACACGATTTATGCCCAGCGCCGTGAACGGATTCTCGCGCGCATGGCCACTGACCTGTCGCCGTGGCTGGAGGCCGTGCCGCCCAGTGCAGGATTCCACATGGCGGTGTTCTGCAAGGTGCCAATCGACTTGCCGCTGGTGATCGAACTGGCGAAAAAGGTCGAAGTCGGGCTGTACGCCATCAATGGCTTCTATCACCAGCAACCGGCAAAAAACGGGATGTACTTCGGCTTCGGTGCTATCGAAACGCTGGACATCGACATCGCGCTCGACCGCCTGCGCGACATTCTGCAACAGGTTGTTGGTTAGATTGGACTAAATGATTAACCGCCGATTGGTTATTGGTGATCCGGGGGCGCAGGCCTATTCTGCACAAGCGTTATCCCTCAATGAGCAGGATTCGTCCGGCCTGATTCAGGAGTGTGAGCAATGTCCAACGAAGTGATCAACACCGTACAGGTGCAGGCTGCCGCCGGCCGATCGGAGGAGCTGGGCAAGCAGTTGCAGAAGATCGTCGAAACCCTGCGCGAAACGCCGGGCTGCGACTCCTACCTGGTCGACCGCTGCCCCGAGGACAGCCACCGCTGGACGGTCAGCGCCCGGTGGCAGTCGGAAGCGGCAATGCAGGCGCATTTCAATCGCCCGGAAGCCCAAGGCTTCATCGACCTGATCGACAGTCGTCTGGCCAATAGCGTGGATTTCAACAGCTTTCCTATCGTCTGATCCGCCGCCTTCGTCGGAACGCCGCCCGGAGCAAGCTCGCTCCCACAGGGTTTCGTGCAGTTCACTAATAATATGAACGACACAGAACACTGTGGGAGCGAGCTTGCTCGCGATGGCGTATTCGAAAGCGCTGACATCCCCCAGATTGGTCACCCGAACTTCCCGAATATTGGCCGTTTGAATACCCCGGCACGCGGACTACTGTGATGACCGACTCCCCCACTTATCAGGTGATCACATGAAAGTCCTGCACTTGCTTGCCGCCCCGCTCGCCGCTCTGGCCCTCACCATCAGCGCTTCGGCACTGGCCCACGGCACCGATTCCCCTTCCGAGAAAATCTCGGTCCTCCAGGACCAGATGCTGAAAAACGTCCCCGGCAAAAAAGCCATGATGATCGAAGTCGATTACAAACCCGGCCAGTCCTCCATCGCCCACAAACACGACGGCACGGCGATGGCCTATGTGCTCGAAGGCGAAGTGACTTCTCAGGTCAAGGGCGAACAACCGATCACCTACAAGAAGGGCCAGTACTGGTACGAGCCGGCCGGTTCCGAACATCTGGTGTCGAAAAACGCCAGCAAAACCAAACCTGCCAAGTTGCTGGTGTTCATGGTGTTGTCACCAGACGAGCAAGTGCTGATCCCATTGAAAAACTGATGGTTGTTCAAGCAGCCATAAATAAAAGGCGCAAATGATTGATTTGCGCCTTTTTTATTACCCGCGGCAATTAATCAAGAACGCTTACAGCCAATAAAACTATTGCATGACAGTCATTCAGCAAATTGTCAGGTTGTTTTCAGTTTGGCGGGAGTAGTCTGAGGCAACTGTCGCCGGTTGCATTTAATCAACCCCGACATCTCTGACTTTCCGACTGAAGTTGCTTCACGGGAGACTCACCATGAAACTTGCCTTTGCCAGTACCTTGGCGATATCGGTTTTAGCGTTGTCAGCCTGTTCTGTTCCTACCGCCCCGAAAGCGGTTTCCTCCCTCGACACCCTGTTCACCCAACCGGTGGGTCGCAGCACCGCCACCCAGGTCAAAAGCGGCCCCGGTGTCTCGCTGGGCGTCGTCTACAGCCCGAGCACCCAGACCAACCGCGAATACCTGCGCGACTACCAGAGCAACGCCGGCACCGGTTTTGGTCAGAGTCTGCTGGTGCAGCCGATTCATGACGCCTACGTCGCCACTTCAAAACCGGACATGGCGGTGGATTGGGTGAAAGCCTCGCTGCAACGCCAGTTCGGCTCAGTCACGGTGTACCCGGACATGCAGAGCCTGCGAGCGGCGAATCCGGATGTGGTAGCGATCGTCGATACTCACAGCCAGTTGATTACTTCACGCAGTTCGGACATCAAGGCCGATGTGAGTGCGGATTTCTATGACGGCAAGTTCAACTATATCGGGACGGCGAAAGGCTCCGAGGCGAAAGAGTTAACGCCGATCTGGGCGGACTTCAAGCGTTCGGAGGAGATTGTTGCGGATATTAATCAGCAGCAGGAAGTTCAGGTTCGGGCGTTGCAGAAGTTTGACCAGTCGCTCAGTAATTTGCTGACCAGACCGGCAGATAGAGTGTCGATGCTTGATAACAAACAAGGACCTAACTTGCAGTAACGATAAAACCATCAGGCAAAAAAAGCCCCCGCATCTCACAATGCAGGGGCTTTTTCATTCAACGGCTACTCAAGCAAGCTCAAGCTCCGCAGTCGCCGCAGCAGGCACGACCGCCTGACCGCTCAGCGCCACGTCGTTCAGCTCACGGTTGGCCACCGCGTACATGGCGTAATCGGTGCCGCTGGCGGCACGGATTTCCACCAGCATGGCGCGCCAGCGTTCAATCATGGCGTCGTTCTGCTTCATCCACAGTGCCAGACGGGTTTCCACGTCCGAATCACCGCCGCCGGCTTGCAGAACGGCGATGGTGATCGCGCGTTGCTGCCAGTCGACGTCGTCGCGGAACGCTTCGCGGGCCAGGGCTTGCCAGTTGTTTTCAACCGGCAAGGCGCTGATCTGCGAAATGTACCAGGTGATGTCCAGCGCGCTGCCCACGGCGAAGTACGCCTTGGCCACTTCGGCTGGATCCTGACCGGTCACGTCGGCCGCTTCGATGATCGGCAGCAGCGTGTAGAGGTGGGTAGTCCCCGCCACCATACGCGCCAGCAGCTCCGGAACACCGGCAGCCACGTAAGCCTGATAACGCTCTTGCCAGTTCTCGCGGATTTCGCCGCTCAGCAGCTCGTCCAGCTTCAGGCCCAGCTCTTTCAGGTGCGGACCGAAATGCGCGACGTCACGGGCAGCGTTCTGCTCGTTGCGGCGGGCACGCAGGAACCAGCGCGTAGCGCGGCGGCCCAGACGCATCAGCTCGTCCATCAGCTCCAGTTGCACGTCAGCGGAGACCTGATAGTCCAGCGCTTCGATCTGACGGAACCAGTGCGGGAGGTGGAAGATGTCGCGCACGATCACGTAAGCGCCCGCCACGTTCGCCGGGGTCATGCCGGTGGACTCTTTGAGTCGCTGAACGAAGGTGATGCCCATGTGGTTGACCAGATCGTTGGCGATCTGGGTGCTGACGATCTCACGCTTCAGGCGGTGACGACGCATGGCTTCGGAGAACTTGCTGACCAGGGTCGGCGGGAACGCCGTTTCCATGTCGCGGGTCAGGTAGTCGTCGTCCGGCACCAGGGAGCCCAGCAGCTGCTCCTTGAGGTCGATTTTGCTGTACGAGATCAGTACCGACAGTTCAGGGCGGGTCAGACCGTGGCCTTCGGCAACGCGTTCGGCCAGTTGCTCTTCGGTCGGCAGGAACTCGATGGCGCGATCCAGCTTGCCACGGGCTTCCAGGTCGCCCATCAGACGTTTGTACTCGGCGATGCGTGCGTAGGCACGACGGGCCGCCAGGGACAGGGCCTGAGTCTGCTTGTAGTTGTTGCCCAGCACCAGACCACCGACTTCGTCGGTCATGCTCGCCAGCAACTGGTTGCGTTGCTTGTCGGTCATGTCGCCGGCCTGAACCACTTCGTTCAGCAGGATCTTGATGTTGACTTCGTGGTCGGAGCAGTCCACGCCACCGGCGTTGTCGATGAAGTCGGTGTTGGAACCGCCGCCATTGAGACCGAACTCCACACGACCCAGTTGGGTCATGCCGAGGTTACCGCCCTCGCCCACCACTTTGCAGCGCAGTTCGTTGCCGTTCACGCGCAGCGCATCGTTGGCCTTGTCGCCGACATCGGCGTGGCTTTCGGTGCTGGCTTTTACGTAAGTACCGATACCGCCGTTCCACAGCAGATCCACCGGCGCCTTGAGCAAGGCGTTCAGCAGCTCGGTCGGGGTCAGCTTGTCGGCCTGGATGTCGAAGCGCTCTTTCATCTGTGGCGAGATGGCGATGCTCTTCGCGCTGCGCGAGAAGATGCCGCCGCCTTCGGACATGATGCTGGTGTCGTAGTCGGACCAGGCCGAACGCGGCAGGTCGAACATGCGCTTGCGCTCGACGAAGCTGGTGGCCGGGTTCGGGTTCGGGTCGATGAAGATGTGCATGTGGTTGAACGCAGCAACCAGTTGCAACTTGTCGGACATCAACAGGCCGTTACCGAATACGTCACCGGCCATGTCACCCACGCCGACCACAGTGATGCTGTCTTCCTGGACATTGATGCCGCGTTCGCGGAAGTGGCGCTGTACGCCAACCCACGCGCCTTTGGCGGTGATGCCCATTTTCTTGTGGTCGTAACCGGCCGAACCACCGGACGCGAACGCGTCACCCAGCCAGAAGCCGTAGTCGATGGCGATGCCGTTGGCGATGTCGGAGAAAGTTGCAGTGCCCTTGTCCGCCGCGACCACCAGGTACGGGTCATCGTCGTCATGACGCACGACGTTGACTGGCGGTACCAGTTTGCCGTCCTTCAGGTTGTCGGTGATGTCCAACAGGCCCGAGATGAAAATGCGGTAGCAGGCGATGCCCTCGGCCGCGATCTCGTCACGGCTGCCGCCCAGTGGCAGGCGACGCGGCAGGAAACCGCCCTTCGCGCCCACCGGCACGATGACCGAGTTCTTCACTTGCTGGGCTTTTACCAGGCCCAGGACTTCGGTACGGAAGTCTTCTTCACGGTCGGACCAGCGCAGGCCGCCGCGAGCAACGTTGCCGAAGCGCAGGTGCACGCCTTCGACGCGTGGCGAGTAAACGAAGATTTCGAACTTCGGAACCGGTTTCGGCAGTTCAGGGATCAAGTGCGGGTTGAACTTGAAGCTGAAGTACGACTTGTTCTGGCCGTTGGCGTCGGTCTGGTAGAAGTTGGTGCGCAGGGTCGCTTTGATCAGGTCAAGGTAACGACGCAGGATGCGGTCTTCGTTGAGGACTTGAACGTCGTCCAGCGCGGTCAGGATGGCCTGTTCCAGACGCTGTTGCTTGTCGTCCAGATCATCGCTGCCCAGCTTGCGGGCCAGATAGAAACGGGTCTTGAACAACCGGGTCAGTTCGCGAGCGATGTCGGTGTGGTTGTTCAGGGTGCTGGCGATGTAGCCGAGGTCGAAGCCCAGGCGGATCTGCTTCAGGTAGCGGGCGTAGGCACGCAGCAGCGCAACGTCGCGCCATGGCAGGCCGGCAGTCAGCACCAGACGGTTGAACGCATCGTTCTCGGCATCGCCACGGACGATGTGGACGAAGGCGTCCTGCAGGGTGTCGTTGAGTTGCTGGATGTCCAGGTCCAGACCTTCGGCAGCGGTGAACGCGAAGTCGTGGATCCAGAACTCGCGGCCGTTGTTGTGGCGCAGGCGATACGGGAATTCACCGAGCACGCGCAGGCCGAGGTTTTCCAGAATCGGCAGCACGTCGGACAGTGCCAGCGGAGTATCAGCGTGATACAGCTTGCAGTGCAGCTCACGCGGGCCGGAGGCCAGCGGCTGGTAGAAGCTCATCGCCAGTGGCTTTTTCTCGCTCAGGTTCAGCAGGTGCTGCATGTCGACCACGGCCGAATGCGCAGCGAAACGCTCGCGGTAGCCGGCCGGGAAGCCTTTCGGGAAATCGGCCAGCACGTTGGTGCCGTTGGCTTCGCCGAAGGTTTCGACGGTCAGGGCGGCGTAGTCGTCCTGCCAGCTGCGGCAGGCCTGGATCACTTCGTTTTCCAGTTGCAGCGGGTCGATGTCGATGCGGTTTCTCGGGTCGACGCGCAGGATCAGTTGCACGCGGGCCAGCACGGACTCGGAGAAGAACGTCCAGAATTCGCAGTCGGAGGCTTTCAGACGCTCCATCAGCACTTGCTGGATCTTCTGGCGGACTTCGGTGGAGTAGATGTCGCGCGGCACGTAGGCCAGGCAGTAGCAGAAACGGCCGTACGGGTCTTTGCGCAGGAACACGCGGATCTTGTTGCGTTCCTGAATCTGCACGATCGACATCACGGTGCTGAACAGTTCGTCGACCGGGGTCTGGAACAGGTCGTCACGCGGCAGCACTTCCAGAACCTGTGCCAGTTCCTTGCCCAGGTGAGCCTTGGCCTGGAAGCCGGAGCGACGCTCGATATCTTCGACCTTGCGGCGGATGAACGGGATGACACGCACGCTTTCGCCATACACCGACGAGGTGTACAGGCCCATGAAGCGGTGTTCCTTGATGACTTTGCCGTTGGCGTCGATTTCACGGATCGACACGTAGTCCGGGTAGGCCGGACGGTGTACGCGGCTCGGATGCGCGGCTTTGGCGAACGACAGCAGCGTCGGTTCACGCAGGTAGGCA
Protein-coding sequences here:
- a CDS encoding RNA polymerase sigma factor, whose protein sequence is MKDAGQSSMVQLFLTSYEDFRVRLRRRLGSEDLANDVLHETYLRVDRMEAPPNLLRPNAYLYRMALNIAADRRQADARLLTGSEVEELLQVSDEALDPMRVVGGQKEIQSLLSALYELPARRRRIFIAARLEEAPHLEISQRFGISTRMVEKEIKAALGHCAAKLERKVFQRFGRGAGKPSSE
- a CDS encoding secretin and TonB N-terminal domain-containing protein; this translates as MRQLCLGLLLGLFLSRASADPMPATMRMTLHIPAQELARALDQFSRATGMAVLVDSQLSRGRRSLAVDGEFTAAEALRRMLGGSGLMAKYSRDDAFTLQVAQVEDVPLPAEKPTPASAAVNRSYATAVQAAIERNLCRSPLTRPGSFRAVLQLWIGRDGVVQHNRLVTSTGDVRRDAALVESFHTLKIERPTPGALRQPVTLLLLPESSGKRMECTQWEGVSGG
- a CDS encoding carboxymuconolactone decarboxylase family protein, which encodes MSPRLDYYSASPKAMKAMIALEALTSSLSIEPSLLHLIKIRASQLNGCAFCTDMHSVEARRAGETDRRLYAIAVWRDSGFFNLRERAALGWTEAVTLLADSRVPDDVYQQAREQFNETELVDLTMAVSTINSWNRLAVSFRQIPSD
- a CDS encoding PLP-dependent aminotransferase family protein; this encodes MELHVVINGRKDLAGQLYQQLRGAIESGRLAAGTQLPPSRLLAEQLGISRKTISDTYAQLTYENFLTGVIGKGTYVNARSTPVQRKQSHSELASSEVIESWRNLPVFLRHPTLEGSLRYDFIGGATSKGQFPQDDWRRCVSHALRQMANSKGFYSVPEGLPALRNAIARHIAFSRGVNCQDEDIVVCNGAQQALDLITRVLIRPGSLVAMEDPGYPPARLLFGTHGATVVGVPVDAEGIQVERIPEGTRLIYVTPSHQFPLGMPMSQARREALLERAYELGAIIIEDDYDSEFRYEGRPTDSLHNLDQRGIVAYVGTFSKTLLPELRLGYAILPPAILEAVIRAKQLTDLHASTLPQWALAKFIAEGCLLKHIRRCHTIYAQRRERILARMATDLSPWLEAVPPSAGFHMAVFCKVPIDLPLVIELAKKVEVGLYAINGFYHQQPAKNGMYFGFGAIETLDIDIALDRLRDILQQVVG
- a CDS encoding putative quinol monooxygenase, whose amino-acid sequence is MSNEVINTVQVQAAAGRSEELGKQLQKIVETLRETPGCDSYLVDRCPEDSHRWTVSARWQSEAAMQAHFNRPEAQGFIDLIDSRLANSVDFNSFPIV
- a CDS encoding cupin domain-containing protein; its protein translation is MKVLHLLAAPLAALALTISASALAHGTDSPSEKISVLQDQMLKNVPGKKAMMIEVDYKPGQSSIAHKHDGTAMAYVLEGEVTSQVKGEQPITYKKGQYWYEPAGSEHLVSKNASKTKPAKLLVFMVLSPDEQVLIPLKN
- a CDS encoding ATPase, coding for MKLAFASTLAISVLALSACSVPTAPKAVSSLDTLFTQPVGRSTATQVKSGPGVSLGVVYSPSTQTNREYLRDYQSNAGTGFGQSLLVQPIHDAYVATSKPDMAVDWVKASLQRQFGSVTVYPDMQSLRAANPDVVAIVDTHSQLITSRSSDIKADVSADFYDGKFNYIGTAKGSEAKELTPIWADFKRSEEIVADINQQQEVQVRALQKFDQSLSNLLTRPADRVSMLDNKQGPNLQ
- a CDS encoding NAD-glutamate dehydrogenase; this translates as MAFFTAASKADFQHQLQAALAQHISEQALPQVALFAEQFFGIISLDELTQRRLSDLAGCTLSAWRLLERFDHAQPQVRVYNPDYERHGWQSTHTAVEVLHHDLPFLVDSVRTELNRRGYSIHTLQTTVLSVRRNDKGELLEILPKGTTGEGVLHESLMYLEIDRCANAAELNVLSKELEQVLGEVRVAVADFEPMKAKVQEILTKLDNSAFAVDADEKNEIKSFLEWLVGNHFTFLGYEEFTVVDQADGGHIEYDQNSFLGLTKMLRTGLTNEDRHIEDYAVAYLREPTLLSFAKAAHPSRVHRPAYPDYVSIREIDANGKVIKEHRFMGLYTSSVYGESVRVIPFIRRKVEDIERRSGFQAKAHLGKELAQVLEVLPRDDLFQTPVDELFSTVMSIVQIQERNKIRVFLRKDPYGRFCYCLAYVPRDIYSTEVRQKIQQVLMERLKASDCEFWTFFSESVLARVQLILRVDPRNRIDIDPLQLENEVIQACRSWQDDYAALTVETFGEANGTNVLADFPKGFPAGYRERFAAHSAVVDMQHLLNLSEKKPLAMSFYQPLASGPRELHCKLYHADTPLALSDVLPILENLGLRVLGEFPYRLRHNNGREFWIHDFAFTAAEGLDLDIQQLNDTLQDAFVHIVRGDAENDAFNRLVLTAGLPWRDVALLRAYARYLKQIRLGFDLGYIASTLNNHTDIARELTRLFKTRFYLARKLGSDDLDDKQQRLEQAILTALDDVQVLNEDRILRRYLDLIKATLRTNFYQTDANGQNKSYFSFKFNPHLIPELPKPVPKFEIFVYSPRVEGVHLRFGNVARGGLRWSDREEDFRTEVLGLVKAQQVKNSVIVPVGAKGGFLPRRLPLGGSRDEIAAEGIACYRIFISGLLDITDNLKDGKLVPPVNVVRHDDDDPYLVVAADKGTATFSDIANGIAIDYGFWLGDAFASGGSAGYDHKKMGITAKGAWVGVQRHFRERGINVQEDSITVVGVGDMAGDVFGNGLLMSDKLQLVAAFNHMHIFIDPNPNPATSFVERKRMFDLPRSAWSDYDTSIMSEGGGIFSRSAKSIAISPQMKERFDIQADKLTPTELLNALLKAPVDLLWNGGIGTYVKASTESHADVGDKANDALRVNGNELRCKVVGEGGNLGMTQLGRVEFGLNGGGSNTDFIDNAGGVDCSDHEVNIKILLNEVVQAGDMTDKQRNQLLASMTDEVGGLVLGNNYKQTQALSLAARRAYARIAEYKRLMGDLEARGKLDRAIEFLPTEEQLAERVAEGHGLTRPELSVLISYSKIDLKEQLLGSLVPDDDYLTRDMETAFPPTLVSKFSEAMRRHRLKREIVSTQIANDLVNHMGITFVQRLKESTGMTPANVAGAYVIVRDIFHLPHWFRQIEALDYQVSADVQLELMDELMRLGRRATRWFLRARRNEQNAARDVAHFGPHLKELGLKLDELLSGEIRENWQERYQAYVAAGVPELLARMVAGTTHLYTLLPIIEAADVTGQDPAEVAKAYFAVGSALDITWYISQISALPVENNWQALAREAFRDDVDWQQRAITIAVLQAGGGDSDVETRLALWMKQNDAMIERWRAMLVEIRAASGTDYAMYAVANRELNDVALSGQAVVPAAATAELELA